A genomic window from Triticum urartu cultivar G1812 chromosome 7, Tu2.1, whole genome shotgun sequence includes:
- the LOC125525176 gene encoding sucrose synthase 1, which produces MAAKLTRLHSLRERLGATFSSHPNELIALFSRYVHQGKGMLQRHQLLAEFDELFESDKEKYAPFEDILRAAQEAIVLPPWVALAIRPRPGVWDYIRVNVSELAVEELTVSEYLAFKEQLVDEHASSKFVLELDFEPFNASFPRPSMSKSIGNGVQFLNRHLSSKLFQDKESLYPLLNFLKAHNYKGTTMMLNDRIQSLRGLQSALRKAEEYLVSIPEDTPSSEFNHRFQELGLEKGWGDTAKRVHDTIHLLLDLLEAPDPASLEKFLGTIPMMFNVVILSPHGYFAQSNVLGYPDTGGQVVYILDQVRALENEMLLRIKQQGLDITPKILIVTRLLPDAVGTTCGQRLEKVIGTEHTDILRVPFRTENGILRKWISRFDVWPYLETYTEDVANELMREMQTKPDLIIGNYSDGNLVATLLAHKLGVTQCTIAHALEKTKYPNSDIYLDKFDSQYHFSCQFTADLIAMNHTDFIITSTFQEIAGSKDSVGQYESHIAFTLPDLYRVVHGIDVFDPKFNIVSPGADMTVYFPYTETDKRLTAFHSEIEELLYSDVENDEHKFVLKDRNKPIIFSMARLDRVKNMTGLVEMYGKNAHLKDLANLVIVAGDHGKESKDREEQAEFKRMYSLIEEYKLKGHIRWISAQMNRVRNGELYRYICDTKGAFVQPAFYEAFGLTVIEAMTCGLPTIATCHGGPAEIIVNGVSGLHIDPYHSDKAADILVNFFQKCSEDPSYWDKMSEGGLKRIYEKYTWKLYSERLMTLTGVYGFWKYVSNLERRETRRYLEMFYALKYRSLAAAVPLAVDGENSDN; this is translated from the exons ATGGCTGCCAAGCTGACTCGCCTCCACAGCCTCAGGGAGCGCCTTGGTGCCACCTTCTCCTCCCACCCCAATGAGCTCATTGCACTCTTCTCCAG GTATGTTCACCAGGGCAAGGGCATGCTTCAGCGCCACCAGCTGCTTGCTGAGTTTGACGAACTGTTCGAATCCGACAAGGAGAAGTATGCGCCCTTTGAAGACATCCTCCGAGCTGCTCAG GAAGCAATTGTGCTGCCCCCATGGGTTGCACTTGCCATCAGGCCCAGGCCTGGTGTCTGGGACTACATTCGGGTGAATGTTAGTGAGCTCGCCGTTGAAGAGCTCACTGTTTCTGAGTACTTGGCATTCAAGGAACAGCTTGTCGATGAGCA TGCCAGCAGCAAGTTTGTGCTTGAGCTTGATTTTGAGCCTTTCAATGCCTCCTTCCCGCGCCCTTCCATGTCCAAGTCCATCGGAAACGGGGTGCAGTTCCTTAACCGTCACCTGTCTTCCAAGTTGTTCCAGGACAAGGAGAGCCTCTACCCACTGCTCAACTTCCTGAAAGCCCATAACTACAAGGGCACG ACAATGATGTTGAACGACAGAATTCAGAGCCTTCGCGGTCTCCAGTCGGCCCTTAGGAAGGCAGAAGAGTATCTAGTTAGCATTCCTGAAGACACTCCCAGCTCTGAATTCAACCACAG GTTCCAAGAGCTTGGTTTGGAGAAGGGTTGGGGTGACACCGCAAAGCGTGTACACGACACCATCCATTTGCTTCTTGACCTTCTTGAGGCCCCTGATCCGGCCAGCTTGGAGAAGTTCCTTGGAACCATTCCAATGATGTTCAATGTTGTCATCCTGTCTCCCCATGGATACTTTGCTCAATCCAATGTGTTGGGATACCCTGATACCGGTGGCCAG GTTGTGTACATCTTGGATCAAGTCCGTGCTTTGGAGAATGAGATGCTTCTGAGGATTAAGCAGCAAGGCCTTGATATAACTCCCAAGATCCTCATT GTAACCAGGTTGTTGCCTGATGCTGTTGGAACCACATGTGGCCAGCGGCTGGAGAAGGTCATTGGAACTGAGCACACTGACATTCTCCGTGTTCCATTCAGAACCGAGAATGGGATCCTCCGTAAGTGGATCTCGCGTTTTGATGTCTGGCCATACCTGGAGACATACACCGAG GATGTTGCAAACGAACTCATGAGAGAAATGCAGACCAAGCCTGATTTGATCATTGGCAACTACAGTGATGGTAACCTTGTGGCCACTCTGCTTGCCCATAAATTGGGAGTTACCCAG TGCACCATTGCCCATGCCTTGGAGAAAACCAAGTACCCCAACTCAGACATCTACTTGGACAAATTCGACAGCCAGTATCACTTTTCATGCCAGTTCACAGCTGACCTGATTGCCATGAACCACACTGATTTCATCATCACCAGCACATTCCAGGAAATTGCCGGAAG CAAAGATAGCGTGGGCCAATACGAGTCTCACATTGCTTTCACCCTCCCTGATCTGTACCGGGTTGTCCATGGGATTGACGTGTTTGATCCTAAGTTCAACATCGTCTCTCCTGGAGCAGACATGACTGTCTACTTCCCATACACTGAGACTGACAAGAGGCTCACCGCCTTCCACTCTGAAATTGAGGAGCTCCTGTACAGCGATGTTGAGAACGATGAACACAA ATTTGTGTTGAAGGACAGGAACAAGCCAATCATCTTTTCAATGGCTCGTCTTGACCGTGTGAAGAACATGACTGGCTTGGTTGAGATGTACGGCAAGAATGCACATCTGAAGGATTTGGCGAACCTTGTGATTGTTGCTGGCGACCATGGCAAGGAGTCCAAGGATAGGGAGGAGCAGGCTGAGTTCAAGAGGATGTACAGTCTCATTGAGGAGTACAAGCTGAAGGGCCATATCCGTTGGATCTCTGCTCAGATGAACCGTGTTCGCAATGGTGAGCTGTACCGCTACATCTGTGACACCAAGGGAGCATTTGTGCAG CCTGCATTCTATGAAGCTTTTGGCCTTACTGTCATTGAGGCCATGACATGTGGTCTGCCGACAATTGCGACATGCCACGGTGGCCCTGCTGAAATCATTGTGAATGGGGTGTCTGGTCTGCACATTGATCCTTACCACAGTGACAAGGCCGCAGATATCTTGGTCAACTTCTTTCAGAAGTGCAGCGAGGATCCAAGCTACTGGGACAAAATGTCTGAAGGAGGCCTGAAGAGAATTTATGAGAA GTACACCTGGAAGCTGTACTCAGAGAGGCTGATGACCCTGACCGGTGTGTATGGATTCTGGAAGTACGTGAGCAACCTAGAGAGGCGTGAGACTCGCCGTTACCTTGAGATGTTCTACGCCCTGAAGTACCGCAGCCTG GCTGCTGCAGTTCCATTGGCGGTTGACGGCGAGAACTCCGACAACTAG